A window of Pantoea agglomerans contains these coding sequences:
- the tcyN gene encoding L-cystine ABC transporter ATP-binding protein TcyN, producing the protein MSAIEISKLVKTFNGQRVLHGIDLEVASGEVVAIIGPSGSGKTTLLRCINLLETPDSGTIKVGEIAIDATLAQTKQKEQVRKLRQQVGFVFQNFNLFPHRSVLENIIEGPVIVKGEPKGEAEARARALLEKVGLQGRESSFPRRLSGGQQQRVAIARALAMRPQVILFDEPTSALDPELVGEVLNTIRALAQEKRTMVIVTHEMSFARDVADRAIFMDQGRIVEQGAAKALFSNPQQARTRQFLEKFLNQ; encoded by the coding sequence GTGCTGCACGGCATTGACCTTGAGGTCGCTTCCGGCGAAGTGGTGGCGATTATCGGGCCGAGCGGATCGGGGAAAACCACGCTGCTGCGCTGCATCAACCTGCTGGAAACGCCGGACAGCGGCACCATCAAGGTTGGCGAGATCGCTATCGACGCCACGCTGGCGCAGACGAAGCAGAAAGAGCAGGTGCGCAAGCTGCGCCAGCAGGTCGGCTTTGTGTTCCAGAACTTCAATCTGTTTCCCCATCGCTCGGTGCTGGAAAATATCATTGAAGGGCCGGTGATCGTCAAAGGCGAGCCGAAAGGGGAAGCCGAAGCGCGCGCGCGTGCGCTGCTGGAGAAAGTAGGACTGCAGGGCAGGGAGAGCAGTTTCCCGCGCCGGCTTTCCGGCGGCCAGCAGCAGCGCGTCGCTATTGCTCGCGCGCTGGCGATGCGTCCGCAGGTGATCCTGTTCGACGAGCCGACGTCGGCGCTCGATCCCGAGCTGGTGGGCGAGGTGCTTAACACCATCCGCGCGCTGGCTCAGGAGAAGCGCACCATGGTCATCGTTACCCATGAGATGAGCTTTGCCCGCGATGTGGCGGACCGGGCGATTTTTATGGACCAGGGCCGCATCGTTGAGCAGGGCGCGGCGAAAGCACTGTTCAGCAACCCTCAGCAGGCGCGCACCCGACAGTTCCTCGAAAAATTTCTCAATCAGTAA